GAACTCCTATAAGACCGGTGGGATGAGAGAGGAGGTGAGACTCGTATATGGCTTAAAGGAGAGCCTCGCGGCGGCGCTCTCCTCGATAACGCAATGCAAAGGACCAGTATACTTCGTGGCCTTCAAAGCCTCAGAGAAGAGCCTCGAATACTGGGACCTCCTAGCGCCGCTAATCGACAGGCTCCCCCCTAATGTGAGGATACTCGTCCCATCAACCCAGAGGCCGCCCAAGCAAGCCCTGGAGGCGCTCCTAGAGAAGGGGATCGAGGTCAGGAGTAGCCCGGCCGCGGTGCTTGACATGATGGCCGCCTGCGACACGGTGATAATAGGGCTGCCGAGCCTCCACCACGACGTGGTCTCGGTATTCATAAGGCATCCAGCCTTCGCATCAGGACTAGCCTCTAGGCTGGAGGAGATGTGGCATAACGCCAAGCCAGTGAAGGAATGACTGTATAGAAATCATTTTTAGCTAGGCTCGACGGAGGGAATCCTATATTGGGGTCTGGGGGATGAGCCTGCTGGGGCTCATCAACCGGGTGCTCGGAAACAGGTGGGTTGGCCTAGCCATATTCACCGGGGCCTTCTACCTAACCTTCACAACGCTACAAGACTTCCTCAAGAAGACGCCAGCGGCCTCCACGGGAGTGCACCTGCTCGAAGCCCTCTCGACCATCGTATACGTGGCAGGCGCGGTGCTAGTGGTAAGATACATTAAATAATCGCCGCGTCCACCACGAGAGCCTAGAAGCCCACAACGATGAGAGACCTAGACCGCTGTCAGAGGAGTCTAGATTGGAGAGGGGAAAGCTGGGGTACTGGGAGATCTTCAGCATCGGAGTCGGCGGTATGATTGGAGGCGGGATATTCGCCACGCTCGGCTTGAGCCTGGAGCTAGCCAGGGGGGCCGCCCCGCTTGCTTTCTTCTTCGCGGGGCTCATCGCCTTGTTGACCAGCTATAGCTACGCGAAGCTCTCAGCCCGCTACCCCAGCGTGGGTGGAACGATAGAGTTCCTTGTTAGGGCGTATGGCGATAACATTGTTACCGGCGGGTTGAACATAATGCTCCTAGCCGGCTACATAGTCATGATAGCGCTCTATGCGCACGCCTTCGGAGCCTACGGAGCCAGTATGATCCCAGGCCACTACAGCGAGGCGTACACTATACTAGTCGTGTTCGCCATAGGGAGCCTCACACTAGTCAACTTCCTTGGAGCCGTGGTGAGTGGGAGGATAGAATTGGCCCTGGTAGCGTTTAAGCTCTTCGTACTCCTTTTCGTAGCCGCGGTCGGGCTGAGGCTCGTGGATTGGTCTATGCTCTCCCCGGCGACCTGGCCGCCGCTAGTCAACATAATAGCTGGCGGCATGATAATATTCCTCGCCTACGAGGGCTTCGAGCTAATAGCCAACACCGCCGGCGATGCCGAGAACACTACCGTCCTTAGGAAGGCCCTATACTCTGCCGTCATCACGGTGATATCGGTCTACGTGCTGATATCACTGGTCTCAGCCGGTGCACTCTCCCCGGAGACCGTTGAGAGGGCCAGGGACTATGCACTGGCCATCCTAGTCAAGCCAGTACTCGGAGAAGCCGGGACCACGCTTGTCGTCGCAGCAGCCCTGGCCTCGACTAGCAGCGCAATCAACGCAACACTCTACGGGACCGCCAGGATGAGCTACCTCGTGGCGAAGTATGGAGAGGCACCGCAGATACTCGCCAGGAGGATATGGCGGGGCGCCTACGAGGGCTTAGTCATCATAAGCGTCCTCAGCCTCTTACTAGCGCTGGGGACCAGCCTGGAGGCGATAAGCACGGCGGGCAGCGGAGGGTTCCTCATAATCTTCGCCGCGGTTAACCTTGCAGCCTACAGGCTCCGGAGGACCACTGGCGCGAACCCGGTACTGGCTCTGGGCGGTGCGATGCTCAGCCTCGTGGCGCTCTCCATACTCGTATGGAGGATGTACCAGTTGGACCCGAGGCAGTTAACCGTGCTCGCGGGGATACTGGCCGGCAGTATCCTGGTAGAGGCGGTCTATAGAGGGGTTACCAGGAGGAGGCTGCCCCGCGTGGTGGATCCGAGGCTTGCGGAGAGGGAGTCGATGCTGAGGAACTGGGAGGAGATAGCAGGTAGGGTTGCATCCTCGATAAAGAAGGTGGTTAGGGATGCCGAGGTGTTCATCATAGGGAGCCACGCTAGGCTGGAGCCCCAGAAGGCCGGCGACATAGACATACTGGTCGTCACCCCCAGGAAGCTGACGAGAGAGGAGGAGGACGCGGTGAAGAGCGCGGTAGAGAGGGATCTCGGCTTACCGCCACATCACCCGGTCCACCTGCACGTGGTCTCTAAGGAGGAGGCAGGTAGGTACAGGCATAGGAAGAGGATAGAGTAGCCGCTACAGTACTAGTAGTTGAGGGGTCCCTCACTGGACGCCTTACGCCATTCTATTATTTAACAATTATATTTATTAGTCTTTCTAGGTATTCCTCCTCTGAGATGTCCGGGGGAGGCCTCAGGGTATAGCAGAGGAGGCTCCCGAAGAATGTCCTAACCCGGATCCTGTACTCTATCGACTCGCCTCCAAAGACCGCCATGGACACGCGCCTTGTGTAATCAGTGCAGATCTCCCTTAGACTCTCCTCGACCTGGGGATAGACTGTTCTGATAGACATGGTATGGAGCATGAGGTTCCTATAGACCGGGTCCTTATACTTCTCAAGGTAACCCTCCCCTATACACCTAAGCAGGCGATCCCTCTCAAACCCCTCTCCAAGGCAACGGTCGAGCACGTCTATCGGTAGGCTCCTCCTCGCCACCTCAAGGATAAGCTCATCCTTAGACCTAAAGTACCAGAAGAGGAGCCCCTTAGAGACGCCAGCCTCCCTGGCTATGGCAGAGGCTGAGGCCTTGAAGTAGCCGTTAGAAGCGAATATCTTCATCGCTGCCTCTACGATCCGCTCCTTGACCTCCTCTTTATCCCTCCCCAAGGCCAGCACCCCAGCACGCCACGGGTGTATCCAGATATTTACCGGGCGCTGGTTCCAACGCCGAGCCACCCCTTAACTCTGGGCAGGCTCCAGAGGTATAACACGGCTACCACAGGCTGGATCGCCGGTATCAACGCGGCTGGGACAGCGGCGGTTGCACTGATCGCCATAACGCTTACTGCAGCCGCTACGCTTTCGTTCTTGGTCAGGGATATGAATGCCATTGCAGAGTGGTCCTCGTATGATAGGTGTAGTGCTCTAGTCGCTGCGATCAAGGATGCTATTATTGTAGCGTATATCAATGCCTGGAGCCCTATTATTTCCCCGCCAGTGCGGGTTTCGAGACTAGTAGCTGGGCCTTCGCGGAGATTAGAGTTGCTATGAGTGTCAGCATTGCTATTATCGTCCATATGCTTAGGTATGGCTTTATCCGCTTCCCAAGCCTTCTCTCGATGCATTCGAGTGCATCCTCTATGTGTGAAAGCGCCTCTTCCAGACTCGTATACCCTTTACTTCTCTTACAGGGCATGTCCTCGCTGGAGTCCCTTAGTATCGCCTTCGCACGGTGCTTGACCAGGTAGTATCTAGCCAGTTGTCCCAGTATGAATGGTGTTAGCAGGGCAATGCCCACCGACTCGCCTAGTAGGCCTAGGGGGATGCTCACAGATAGGGTCTTTGCGTATAGCCCTATGCATGCTGGGACCGCGGCTAGCGCGCCGAATATGCTGATTATGGCTAGTAGTGTAGCAAATTCTATATTCCCCTCGGCGAGTAGGACGTAGGCTATCGATGCACTAGAAGCGGGCACGCTGTTCGCGGCCACGAACCCGATTGATATTGGCTTCGAGGGGAGGAGTCCCGCTAGGATCATGGCCGCGATGGGGCCGACGCCGAATATTATGGCTAGGGCTACTAGTGTCTCCAGCTTCTTCCCGGCGAGTTCAGCACCGAATCTCTCTGCTCTTAGCTGGATCATCGACGGGAGTAGCGTTAGTACTGCTAGCGTTATTATAATGTCTTTTATTAGTTGTTTATGGGTTTTGATGTAGGGGCCTGCATGGTAGCCTATGGGTAGAGCGGCTATGATTACTATGATGATGTAGGCTAGGAGGTACTTCCTCAGGTGTTCCGAGAGCCTTAGGGCAGCTCCCTCCACTTATTGACCACCAAGTCAATCTAACCAGTCAGTCAATAGTATTTATCCTTGACACAAGACGACGATAAAGGAACCACAGCGAAGCCGACTTATAGACGGGGAACGACTAGAACCACTCCCTAACCCTGCGAGACACGACAAAAGCACTAAACAATGTCAACGACAACAACACCGAAGCACACGCGCTAGCCGGGCCAAGCAACCTACCACCCCCATACAGCTGATAAGTCAAGACACCAAGACTCCACGTAGAAGGCTCCGTCAACACGAGAACAGCCCCAAACTCGCCCAGACTAGCCGCCACAGCCAGGAGAGCCGCCGACGATAAGCCCGGGCCAGCGACCCTAGCCAGCTGATAGAGAAGCCTATACCCCCTCAAGCCAATCGACAACATGTACTCGACCGCCTCCCGGGGTATCCTGGAGAGGCCCGAGTCGACGGCCCTCGAAGCCAGCGGCAGTGACATCGAGACGTGGGCGAGGCCGATCAACAAAACTATAGTCAACGTGTGCCCTAGGACACTCCTTAATGCGAGGTAGAGAGTGAGGTATAGGGCGACGCCGACAGTCACCGGAGAGAAGAGTATCGGAGCCAGCCCCGCTAGGCGGCCGAACACTCTATCCCTCTCCACGACCAGGGGTATGGAGAGCGTGACGGCTCCAGCCATGGCTATGACGGCGTATAGGAGGCTGTTGAGAAGGGCCCTGGAGAAGCTTGCCCCCGGCGGGACTGGCAGGGGACCGGCTACGAGGCGCCTGTAGTTCTCCAGGGTTAGGTGGCCGTGGATTGTTAGAGATTCCAGGAACACTCCGAGGAGGGGGAGGTACAGGTATCCCAGTAGGAGGATAGAGTAGGCCTCCAAGGCCAGGGAGGCGGGGTCCCTCCTGGGCCTACGGATCCTCTCGCCCAGCTCGCCCCTGGGAGTCCTCGCCTGGACCCGTAGTAGTATGAGGGCCGTCACCGCTAGGAGGGATGCCTGGAGTAGTGCTAGTAGGGCTGAGAGGGATCGGTAGGCGGGGAATCCCTTGAATATCGTGTAGATCCAGGCCTCCAGAGTGTAGTACTTGTACGCGGCGCCCTCTACCATGAGCGGGGCCGCCAGCCCCGTGAAGCTGTATATGAATGTGAGTAGCCACGCGGAGAGTATGCCTGGCATCGAGGCGGGGAGTATCAGGTGGCGCCACAGCCTGTACCCCCTTATCCCCGCTGTCTCGACATAGTCGTAGACTTCTGCCGGTATGCCGGCCAGGCTGGAGTATACTAGTACGGCGGCTAGCGGTATGTTGAACCATGAGTGTATTATTATGATCCCGTGGGGTGCCCGGGCGAGCCACTCCGGCGTATGGGGTAGCTGGGCGAGCCACCTGAAGCCTAGTACCACCGCGACCGATGGAGCCATGAATACTGGGAGCCCGAGCACGCGGTATAGCCGGGCTATCCTCGACCCGTAGTATCCGCTGGCGACGCCGACGGGGGCTCCTACAGCTACTGCTATGGTGGCGGAGGCAGTCGCCTGCATTATAGTCCATTCGAGTATCCATGGCAGGTTGAGCTGGCCGAGCAGGCCTAGGCTTGACCGGGGGAGGAGGTATAGGAGGAGTATTGGGGGTAGGGTGAAGGCTAGCAGCGTCGCTAGGGCTAGTGCCTTCACGGGCCAGGGTAGTAGCTTGCCGGCTAGCCTCCAGGCCTTTGCCAAGTCTTATGCATCCGGTCTTGTATTGGTTAGCCTTGGCCCATTAATTGTGTCCACTGGAGGAGCCACTTCTCGTAGTTGGCCTGTATCTCGTCGGGCGTTAGTAGGTTGTTCGCTATCACGTCCACATCGTCTAGGGTTAGGGCGTACTTGTAGTAGTCTGGCAGTGGCGCCTGGCTGTTGGCTGGAAGCATCCACTGGTTGCTTGGGAATAGCGACTGTATGTCCCGTGAGAGGAGCCAGTCCACGAACTCCTTAGCAAGCTCTGTCCCGGGCTGGCCCTTGACTACCAGCGCCCCCTCGACCTGCAGCCACGCCGTGGATTCTCCCTC
Above is a window of Candidatus Thermodiscus eudorianus DNA encoding:
- a CDS encoding amino acid permease codes for the protein MERGKLGYWEIFSIGVGGMIGGGIFATLGLSLELARGAAPLAFFFAGLIALLTSYSYAKLSARYPSVGGTIEFLVRAYGDNIVTGGLNIMLLAGYIVMIALYAHAFGAYGASMIPGHYSEAYTILVVFAIGSLTLVNFLGAVVSGRIELALVAFKLFVLLFVAAVGLRLVDWSMLSPATWPPLVNIIAGGMIIFLAYEGFELIANTAGDAENTTVLRKALYSAVITVISVYVLISLVSAGALSPETVERARDYALAILVKPVLGEAGTTLVVAAALASTSSAINATLYGTARMSYLVAKYGEAPQILARRIWRGAYEGLVIISVLSLLLALGTSLEAISTAGSGGFLIIFAAVNLAAYRLRRTTGANPVLALGGAMLSLVALSILVWRMYQLDPRQLTVLAGILAGSILVEAVYRGVTRRRLPRVVDPRLAERESMLRNWEEIAGRVASSIKKVVRDAEVFIIGSHARLEPQKAGDIDILVVTPRKLTREEEDAVKSAVERDLGLPPHHPVHLHVVSKEEAGRYRHRKRIE
- a CDS encoding TetR/AcrR family transcriptional regulator, which translates into the protein MGRDKEEVKERIVEAAMKIFASNGYFKASASAIAREAGVSKGLLFWYFRSKDELILEVARRSLPIDVLDRCLGEGFERDRLLRCIGEGYLEKYKDPVYRNLMLHTMSIRTVYPQVEESLREICTDYTRRVSMAVFGGESIEYRIRVRTFFGSLLCYTLRPPPDISEEEYLERLINIIVK
- a CDS encoding bile acid:sodium symporter, encoding MEGAALRLSEHLRKYLLAYIIIVIIAALPIGYHAGPYIKTHKQLIKDIIITLAVLTLLPSMIQLRAERFGAELAGKKLETLVALAIIFGVGPIAAMILAGLLPSKPISIGFVAANSVPASSASIAYVLLAEGNIEFATLLAIISIFGALAAVPACIGLYAKTLSVSIPLGLLGESVGIALLTPFILGQLARYYLVKHRAKAILRDSSEDMPCKRSKGYTSLEEALSHIEDALECIERRLGKRIKPYLSIWTIIAMLTLIATLISAKAQLLVSKPALAGK
- a CDS encoding ABC transporter permease subunit, which gives rise to MAKAWRLAGKLLPWPVKALALATLLAFTLPPILLLYLLPRSSLGLLGQLNLPWILEWTIMQATASATIAVAVGAPVGVASGYYGSRIARLYRVLGLPVFMAPSVAVVLGFRWLAQLPHTPEWLARAPHGIIIIHSWFNIPLAAVLVYSSLAGIPAEVYDYVETAGIRGYRLWRHLILPASMPGILSAWLLTFIYSFTGLAAPLMVEGAAYKYYTLEAWIYTIFKGFPAYRSLSALLALLQASLLAVTALILLRVQARTPRGELGERIRRPRRDPASLALEAYSILLLGYLYLPLLGVFLESLTIHGHLTLENYRRLVAGPLPVPPGASFSRALLNSLLYAVIAMAGAVTLSIPLVVERDRVFGRLAGLAPILFSPVTVGVALYLTLYLALRSVLGHTLTIVLLIGLAHVSMSLPLASRAVDSGLSRIPREAVEYMLSIGLRGYRLLYQLARVAGPGLSSAALLAVAASLGEFGAVLVLTEPSTWSLGVLTYQLYGGGRLLGPASACASVLLSLTLFSAFVVSRRVREWF